AAGCGATATTGGATATGCAGGCGACCAGAGGCGAACCCTCAGGGCGCTGGGTTTTCACAGGCTGAACGAAGTGGTCGAAAAAGAGGATACCCCCGTCATCCGGGGTATGATAAACAAAGTCAGCCATATGCTTGAAGTAGAAGAGAACAAACATGGATCAGAGTAATTTAAAGCCTCCTGCAGGAGCTAAACATAAGAAAAAGCGTGTCGGCTGCGGCGATGGCAGCGGTCATGGGACGTTTTCCACGCGCGGATGCAAGGGACAGAAGTCACGTTCCGGCAGGGACCTGCGGCCCGGTTTTGAAGGCGGCCAGTTGCCGATTATCAAGAGGCTGCCCTGGACCAGGGGATTTACCAATGTAGCCAAGATACAATTCAGCCTGGTTAATGTGGGAGATCTGAAGAAATTCGACGCGGGCGTCGAGGTGAATACCGAGATATTAGTTCAATCCGGCCTGATCAAGTCGGCGTCCCTGCCTGTCAAGATACTTGGAAACGGCGAATTGGATAGGGCGCTTACAGTCAAGGCCAATAAGTTTTCAGGGGTTGCCAGGAGCAAAATCGAAGCGGCCGGTGGTAAGGTAGAGGAGATTTAGTATGCCGCAGACTCAGTCACGGCCCCGCCTGATCCAGGCGATGATCGATGCCTTCTCGCTGCCTGACCTCAGGCAGAAGCTTATCTTCACTCTGGCAATGCTGATCGTATTCAGGTTTATTGCCCATGTTCCCATACCCGGCGTGGACCTGGCCCAACTTCAAGATATTTTCGACCGCAATCAGCTGCTGGGCATGCTCGATCTTTTCAGCGGCGGCGCCATGAGATATTTCAGCATAGCTGCAATGGGCGTATATCCCTATATCACTTCATCGATTATAATGCAGCTTTTAGTGCCGGTTATACCTGCTCTGCGCAGGCTTTCGGAAGAGGGAGAATCCGGCAGGAACAGGATCAATCAGATAACCCACTGGCTGACCATACCGCTGGCAGCGCTGCAGGGATTTGCCCAGCTTCAGCTTTTACGCAGCCAGGGAGGCGTACTTGAGGCCGGTCCACTGGAGACAGTGGCCATCGTGGCATCGCTTACCGCCGGCACTATGATATGTGTATGGCTGGGCGAATTAATAACCGAGAGGGGCATCGGCAACGGTGTTTCGATCATCATCTTCGGCGGCATCATCGCCGGACTGCCGGAACAGATAGGACGCGGTATGATAGCCAAGGAAGATTGGGCGGGCGTCGGTGTATTTGTATTGTTGGCGCTGGCCACGGTGGTTTTAATCGTGATTTTCACAGAAGGACACCGCCGCATACCGGTGCAATATGCCCGTACGGCTTTCCGCGGAGGCAAGATGTATCGGCAGGCAGGATCTACATACATACCACTGCGAGTTAACATGGCGGGCATGATCCCGTTGATCTTCGCCATGTCCCTCATGATATTCCCCGGCACCATAGCCAGCTACTTCGCAGCGCCGGCGGGGCAGGACCCTAATTTTGCCAACACAATTATGGAATGGTTCAATCCCAGTACACCTGTGCCCATCGGCCTTTTCTACTGGATCCTGTACTTCGTGCTGGTCGTCGGCTTCACCTTTTTCTATACCATGGTTATTTTTGAGCAGATGGACCTGGCTCGCACCCTGCAGCGACAGGGAGGATTCATTCCGGGCGTCCGGCCGGGCAAGCCCACGACGGACTATTTAAACGGCGTAACCAATCGTTTGACCTGGGGCGGGGCCCTTTTCCTGGCCATCGTGGCCATTATGCCGTTTTTCGCCAGTCAGATTACAAACGCATCGGTAATGACGCTTTCCAGCACAGCCATACTGATCGTAGTGGGCGTGGCGCTGGATACCATGAAGCAGATAGAGGCGCAGCTTACCATGCGGCGCTATGAAGGTTTCTTAAAGTAAGGAGGATTTGAAAATGTTCTTCATATTGCTTGGAGCGCCCGGTGCAGGAAAGGGTACCCAGGCAGATATTATAGTTAAAGAGATGTCGTTGCCGCACGTTGCGTCAGGCGATCTTTTCAGGCATGCGCTGAAGAACGGGACCGATCTGGGAAAGCAGGCGGAATCGTACATGAAAGCCGGAAAACTGGTGCCTGACGAGATAACTATCAAGATGATCCTCGAAAGGATTGCAAAAGACGACTGCAAAAACGGTTGTGTCTTTGACGGTTTCCCCCGCACACTCGAACAGGCCAGGGCGCTGGATGCCGCGCTGGAGAAGCAGGGCAAAGCGATCGAAAGAGCCATATATATCGAGGTGCCCGAAAGCGTACTGCTCGACAGGCTGACCGGACGCTGGGTATGCCGGACCTGTCAGGCTCCTTTCCATCAAAAGAACCAGCCGCCCAAGAAAGAGGGCGTGTGCGATAAGTGTGAAGGCGAGCTTTACCAGAGAGCTGATGATAAAGAAGAGACTATTAAAGAGCGTCTGAAGGTTTATTTCGCCCAGACCATGCCGCTGCTTGAGTACTATGATAAAAAAGGCAGGCTTTTCAGATGCAACGGCAATCAGCACATAAACGAGGTGGGCAAAGATATAGTTCAGTTTCTTAAAGGACTGAAGCAGAAGAAATAAATGACTATTATTAAATCGGCCGAGGAGATCGCTATCATGCGAGAGGCCGGCAGGATTGTAGCGATAGTGTTACAGAGAATGAGCCAAGCAGTTAAACCGGGCATTAAGACGCGGCAGCTCAACGACCTGGCCGAAAAGGAATTGGGCAGGTGGAAAGAGGCCAGAGCGTCGTTCAAAGGCTATAACGGTTTTCCTGCCAGCATCTGTGCGTCGGTGAACGATGAGATCGTTCACGGCATACCTGACAACAGAGTGCTGAAGGAAGGCGACATAGTATCACTGGATTTCGGGGTCATTTTTAAAGGATTTCAGGGCGACGCCGCTGTTACCGTTGGTGTCGGTCAGATCAGCCCTGAAGCAACCCGTCTGATGGAAGTCGCCCGGACGTCCCTGATGCAGGGGATAGCGTCAGCGCGCGAAGGCGGGACGCTGGGGGATATCGGGGCAGCCATTCAGACTTACGCGGAACAGCAGGGTTACAATGTGGTCAGGGAATACTCGGGTCACGGAATCGGCAGGGATATGCATGAGGACCCGCTGGTGCCCAACTTCGGCACCAGAGGCGATGGGCTCAAGTTGAAAGAGGGCATGACACTTGCGCTTGAGCCGATGGTAAACGCCGGCGGCTGGAAGACACGGCAGAACGCCAACGGCTGGACGGTACATACCGCCGACCATAGCCTGTCGGCGCATTTTGAGCATACTATTGCCATCAGGAGCGGAGAAGCCCAGATCCTGACAATGCCGTAAGAACAGTATATGGATAAAAAAGAAGCAATTGAGGTCGAAGGAACTGTAATTGAATCGTTGCCCAATGCTACTTTCAGAGTGGAGTTGGCCAACGGTCACAGGGTCCTTGCACATATATCGGGAAAAATGCGCAGACACTACATCAGGATATTGCCAGCGGATAAAGTGCTGGTTGAGTTGTCACCTTACGATCTTACCAGAGGCAGGATAACCTACCGCTTCAAGTAAGACAGAGAGTATTGTTTTGACATAAAGTGAATAAAAGGATTATAGTATTAAGCGGTTTTTTTGGAAACGAGGACATATCGGAAATGAAGGTCAGAGCTTCAGTTAAAAAACGTTGTGAGAAGTGCAAAATAATCCGTCGCCGCGGCGTTGTGCGGGTGATTTGCGTGAACCCTAAACACAAGCAGCGTCAGGGATAGTCACAGGAGAAAATTAGAACATGGCTCGTATTGCAGGCGTAGACATTCCAAGGGAAAAGCAGGTGCTTTTCTCTATACAGTATATCCATGGTATAGGACCGAGCATCAGCAAAAAGATCTTGAAGACGCTGAAGATAGATCCGACCAAGAAGGTCAAAGATCTGACTGATGAGGAAGTCAGCCGCATACGTGAAAGGATAGACAAGGACTATAACGTAGAGGGTGAGCTTCGCAAAGAGGTCACCATGAATGTCAAGCGGTTGATAGAAATAGGCAGCCGCCGTGGTATCAGGCACAAGCGGAACCTGCCGGTGCGGGGACAGAGGACGCGTACCAACGCGCGCACCAAGCGTGGAGCCAAGAAGACTGTCGCCGGGCGCGGGCAGAAGCGCGGCGCTACCAAGAAGTAAAGGAGTAACCAGCTGATATGCCGCAGAAAAAGAAGGTCAGAACAAGAAAACGCGAACGGAAGCTGATTCACGAAGGCAAAGCCTTTGTAACATCAACTTTTAACAATACTATCATTACGCTGACGGACGCTAAAGGCGGCGTCATCTCGTGGGGCAGTTCGGGTACGGCTGGATTTAAAGGATCCCGCAAAGGCACCCCGTACGCGGCCCAGATGGCCGCGCAGGGCGCCGCCGCCAAGGCGAAGGAACACGGCCTGCGCCAGGTCGAGGTCTTTGTGCGCGGGCCCGGCAGCGGGCGGGAAGCCGCTATACGGGCTATACAGGCCTCGGGCATTGTGGTGTCCGGGATACGGGACGTAACGCCCGTGCCGCACAATGGATGCAGACCCAGAAAGAGAAGGCGAGTATAAGAAATGGCGAGATATACAGAAGCTTATTGTCGTTTGTGCCGTCGTACGGGCACCAAGCTCATGCTGAAGGGCGAGAGGTGCTTTACGGAGAAATGTGCCCTCGAGCGCAGGGATACACCTCCCGGACCCCATGCATCGGGCAGAAAGCGCCGGCCCAAGGTATCAGAGCGCGGCCTTCAGCTTATGGAAAAGCAGAAAGCCAAGTATACGTACGGCACGTTTGAGCGCCAGTTCCGCCGCTTTTTCCAGGAGGCATCCAGAGCACAGGGAATTACGGGTGATAACCTTGTGGCCCTGCTTGAAAGGCGGCTGGATAATGTCGTATTTCGCCTGGGATTCGCAGATTCGCGCAGCCAGGCCAGACAGATCGTGCGCCACGGGCACATCAAGCTCAACGGGCGCAGGACCGATGTCCCTTCCTGCCTGGTTAAAACAGGTGACGTGGTCGAATGGCGTAAAGAGAGCACAAAGAGCGAGTACTATAAGACTCTGGTTGAAAAAGTTGAGGATAAGGACGTGCCGGCGTGGATGTCATTGGAAAAAGAAAATATGACAGGCCGGATTGTATCGCTGCCGGCCGCTGGTGAGATAAAAACGAATTTCAACGAGAAAGCGATCGTGGAATTCTATTCCCGATAGGAGGATTTTTGGTTCAATTAGCTTTGCCAAAAATTGAATGTACCGAATACCGTGAGAATTACGGTAAATTCGTTGCCGAGCCGCTGGAAAAAGGTTTTGGCGTAATACTGGGTAACAGCATCCGGCGCGTGCTGCTCAGTTCTCTGCGCGGCGCAGCCATTACCTCGGTTATGGTCGAGGGTATAACGCAGGAGTTCAGCACCATCTCCAATATGAAAGAGGATGTGACTGAATTTTTGATGAATGTGCGTGACATACGCATCAAACTGCTCTCAAAGACTGCTGAAACGGGCAAAATGACGCTTAAAGTTAAGGGGAAGGTCGACCTGAAGGCTGGTGATATAGTTATAGAGAACCCGACCGATTTCGAAATTGTTAATCCCGACCTCTACCTGGCAACCCTCGATTCCAGTGAAGCTAAACTGAATATTGAGTTCACGGTCAAGGCAGGCAAGGGATACCAACCGGCGGGCATGGGTGACAGCGTGGGCATTATCGTTACCAGCGAAGGGACGAGCAAGGAGATATCCATTGATGCGGTGTTCTCCCCTGTTACACGCGCCAATTACGCTGTTGAGAGCAGCGGCCCGGGCCAGGGGGCGGGCAAAGAAAGACTGACACTGGAGATCTGGACCGACAACACAGTAGATCCGATCGAAGCCCTCTCTGAAAGCGTGGCTGTACTGATCGAGCAATTCAATTGTTTCACCGGCCTGGCCAGGACGATTGCAGATAAAGAAGAAAGTGAAGCCTGGCAGAAATCGATACCTGCGGATGTTTATAATATGCCTCTGGAGAAATTAAACCTGTCGACGCATACATACAACAGCCTGCGACGGGGAGGCATAACTATGACCGGCCAGCTACTGGAGAAGGGTCTGGATGGCCTGATGTCGCTGGGTGGATTCGGCGTTAAATCGAGGGAGGAAGTAGAGGTCGTATTAAAGGATTTGGGAGTTGAGTCGTCAGGCGCCCCTATTGAAAAAGATAAAAAGAAGAAGCGCGCTAAGAGCGCCGACACTGAAGGTGACAACGAATGAGACACAGGCTATCAGGGAAAAAACTGGGCAGACCGACAGCACATCGCTGGTCTTTGTACCGCAACCTTGTTACGGATCTGCTGAATCACGGCAAGATCACTACAACACTGCCCAAGGCCAAGGAAGCCAGGGGACTGGCTGACAAAATGATCACCCTGGGCAAAGAGGGAAGCCTGGCCTCGAGAAGGCGGGCGTTGGCCTTTATCTACGACGAGCAGGTTGTTGAAAAAGTATTTACCGAGTACGCACCGAGGTACAAATCGCGCCCGGGCGGCTACACACGTGTTTTAAAGCTGGGGTCCCGCGAAGGTGACCGGGCGCCTATGGCGCTTATCGAGATGGTGGAGTAAGATTCACTTTCGCGGTGGAGATCTTTAACAAGTTAAGAAAAATTGTTCTCGTGGTCGAATATAACGGCGTACGTTATTTCGGCTTCCAGTGGCAGAAAGCTCAGCCTACTATACAGGATGAGATTGAGAAGGCTATATTTAAGCTGACGGGCGAGGGGCGGCGCGTGATCGCTGCCTGCAGGACTGATACAGGAGTTCATGCCACGGGCCAGGTGGTTAGCTTCAGGACTGGCTCAGCATTGCCTGCGAAAGTATTCGTCAGCGGACTAAACCATTACTTGCCACGGGATATCTCGGTCCTCATGGCCGGCGAAGTTTCAGCCAGGTTCAATGTTATGAAAGATGCCGTCAGCCGTGAGTACAGGTATCTGATATTAAACAGGAGGTCGCGGGCATCCCTGGGGAATGATATTTATTACCATGTGGCGGCAGAGCTGGACACCGGGCGCATGGACCTGGCCAGCAAATTGCTCATAGGCGAGCATGATTTTGCTTCTTTTGTTACAGATTGGGATAGGGAGGAGAGCACGGTACGGACTATTTACGATGCGGGAATTACGCGTGAAGGCGATTTAATAGCCTTCAGCGTTAAAGCCAAATCGTTCTTAACGCACCAGGTGCGCAATATGGTGGGTACACTGGTAAGGGTTGGGATGGGGAAAATGGCAATAGAGGAATTTAAAGGTATTTTGGAGATGAAAAAATTGAGCCTGGCCGGGCCCACAGCACCGGCGCACGGGCTTTGTCTGGTAAAAGTTATTTACGCGGATAATTCGGAGTTTAAATATGAAAACCTATGCACCTAAAGCAAGT
The nucleotide sequence above comes from Dehalococcoidia bacterium. Encoded proteins:
- the rpmD gene encoding 50S ribosomal protein L30, with translation MAKIRIKWIKSDIGYAGDQRRTLRALGFHRLNEVVEKEDTPVIRGMINKVSHMLEVEENKHGSE
- the rplO gene encoding 50S ribosomal protein L15, with the translated sequence MDQSNLKPPAGAKHKKKRVGCGDGSGHGTFSTRGCKGQKSRSGRDLRPGFEGGQLPIIKRLPWTRGFTNVAKIQFSLVNVGDLKKFDAGVEVNTEILVQSGLIKSASLPVKILGNGELDRALTVKANKFSGVARSKIEAAGGKVEEI
- the secY gene encoding preprotein translocase subunit SecY — translated: MPQTQSRPRLIQAMIDAFSLPDLRQKLIFTLAMLIVFRFIAHVPIPGVDLAQLQDIFDRNQLLGMLDLFSGGAMRYFSIAAMGVYPYITSSIIMQLLVPVIPALRRLSEEGESGRNRINQITHWLTIPLAALQGFAQLQLLRSQGGVLEAGPLETVAIVASLTAGTMICVWLGELITERGIGNGVSIIIFGGIIAGLPEQIGRGMIAKEDWAGVGVFVLLALATVVLIVIFTEGHRRIPVQYARTAFRGGKMYRQAGSTYIPLRVNMAGMIPLIFAMSLMIFPGTIASYFAAPAGQDPNFANTIMEWFNPSTPVPIGLFYWILYFVLVVGFTFFYTMVIFEQMDLARTLQRQGGFIPGVRPGKPTTDYLNGVTNRLTWGGALFLAIVAIMPFFASQITNASVMTLSSTAILIVVGVALDTMKQIEAQLTMRRYEGFLK
- a CDS encoding adenylate kinase, with amino-acid sequence MFFILLGAPGAGKGTQADIIVKEMSLPHVASGDLFRHALKNGTDLGKQAESYMKAGKLVPDEITIKMILERIAKDDCKNGCVFDGFPRTLEQARALDAALEKQGKAIERAIYIEVPESVLLDRLTGRWVCRTCQAPFHQKNQPPKKEGVCDKCEGELYQRADDKEETIKERLKVYFAQTMPLLEYYDKKGRLFRCNGNQHINEVGKDIVQFLKGLKQKK
- the map gene encoding type I methionyl aminopeptidase, which translates into the protein MTIIKSAEEIAIMREAGRIVAIVLQRMSQAVKPGIKTRQLNDLAEKELGRWKEARASFKGYNGFPASICASVNDEIVHGIPDNRVLKEGDIVSLDFGVIFKGFQGDAAVTVGVGQISPEATRLMEVARTSLMQGIASAREGGTLGDIGAAIQTYAEQQGYNVVREYSGHGIGRDMHEDPLVPNFGTRGDGLKLKEGMTLALEPMVNAGGWKTRQNANGWTVHTADHSLSAHFEHTIAIRSGEAQILTMP
- the infA gene encoding translation initiation factor IF-1, whose protein sequence is MDKKEAIEVEGTVIESLPNATFRVELANGHRVLAHISGKMRRHYIRILPADKVLVELSPYDLTRGRITYRFK
- the rpmJ gene encoding 50S ribosomal protein L36 — encoded protein: MKVRASVKKRCEKCKIIRRRGVVRVICVNPKHKQRQG
- the rpsM gene encoding 30S ribosomal protein S13; the protein is MARIAGVDIPREKQVLFSIQYIHGIGPSISKKILKTLKIDPTKKVKDLTDEEVSRIRERIDKDYNVEGELRKEVTMNVKRLIEIGSRRGIRHKRNLPVRGQRTRTNARTKRGAKKTVAGRGQKRGATKK
- the rpsK gene encoding 30S ribosomal protein S11; translation: MPQKKKVRTRKRERKLIHEGKAFVTSTFNNTIITLTDAKGGVISWGSSGTAGFKGSRKGTPYAAQMAAQGAAAKAKEHGLRQVEVFVRGPGSGREAAIRAIQASGIVVSGIRDVTPVPHNGCRPRKRRRV
- the rpsD gene encoding 30S ribosomal protein S4, producing the protein MARYTEAYCRLCRRTGTKLMLKGERCFTEKCALERRDTPPGPHASGRKRRPKVSERGLQLMEKQKAKYTYGTFERQFRRFFQEASRAQGITGDNLVALLERRLDNVVFRLGFADSRSQARQIVRHGHIKLNGRRTDVPSCLVKTGDVVEWRKESTKSEYYKTLVEKVEDKDVPAWMSLEKENMTGRIVSLPAAGEIKTNFNEKAIVEFYSR
- a CDS encoding DNA-directed RNA polymerase subunit alpha, whose translation is MVQLALPKIECTEYRENYGKFVAEPLEKGFGVILGNSIRRVLLSSLRGAAITSVMVEGITQEFSTISNMKEDVTEFLMNVRDIRIKLLSKTAETGKMTLKVKGKVDLKAGDIVIENPTDFEIVNPDLYLATLDSSEAKLNIEFTVKAGKGYQPAGMGDSVGIIVTSEGTSKEISIDAVFSPVTRANYAVESSGPGQGAGKERLTLEIWTDNTVDPIEALSESVAVLIEQFNCFTGLARTIADKEESEAWQKSIPADVYNMPLEKLNLSTHTYNSLRRGGITMTGQLLEKGLDGLMSLGGFGVKSREEVEVVLKDLGVESSGAPIEKDKKKKRAKSADTEGDNE
- the rplQ gene encoding 50S ribosomal protein L17, encoding MRHRLSGKKLGRPTAHRWSLYRNLVTDLLNHGKITTTLPKAKEARGLADKMITLGKEGSLASRRRALAFIYDEQVVEKVFTEYAPRYKSRPGGYTRVLKLGSREGDRAPMALIEMVE
- the truA gene encoding tRNA pseudouridine(38-40) synthase TruA; this translates as MEIFNKLRKIVLVVEYNGVRYFGFQWQKAQPTIQDEIEKAIFKLTGEGRRVIAACRTDTGVHATGQVVSFRTGSALPAKVFVSGLNHYLPRDISVLMAGEVSARFNVMKDAVSREYRYLILNRRSRASLGNDIYYHVAAELDTGRMDLASKLLIGEHDFASFVTDWDREESTVRTIYDAGITREGDLIAFSVKAKSFLTHQVRNMVGTLVRVGMGKMAIEEFKGILEMKKLSLAGPTAPAHGLCLVKVIYADNSEFKYENLCT